The following proteins come from a genomic window of Dehalococcoidia bacterium:
- a CDS encoding DUF2520 domain-containing protein, whose protein sequence is MSSENFRIGFIGAGRLAQILAPALHDKGYLITSISSRSHSSAVALSERIPGSCVSEIKDVDADLIFITTSDSAISEVASNVYWNSRQYAVHCSGASSLEKLDYAKRMGASVGSWHPYQTFNKFTSLEGVTFGIQAEVSLTEILREMTLNLGGIPIEIPSDLRPLYHASSVMSCGYLATLIYSAALLWTSTGLSEEKGFNAILKIARSTLDAIEELGVPSAMTGPIIRGDKGTVNLHKDLIERHLPSLWPFYEQISLLSVMIAQENGISDSNVDWSDIFRIGQEELQCD, encoded by the coding sequence ATGAGCAGTGAAAATTTTAGAATTGGTTTCATTGGAGCAGGCAGACTGGCGCAAATTTTGGCGCCTGCTTTGCATGATAAGGGATATTTAATTACTTCAATCTCAAGTCGTTCGCATAGTTCTGCCGTTGCTCTTAGTGAAAGAATTCCTGGTTCATGTGTTAGTGAAATCAAAGATGTTGATGCTGATTTAATATTTATAACGACTTCAGATTCAGCTATCTCTGAGGTTGCATCTAACGTTTACTGGAATTCAAGGCAATATGCGGTTCATTGTAGTGGAGCTTCTTCATTAGAGAAACTGGACTACGCTAAAAGAATGGGTGCAAGCGTTGGTTCTTGGCATCCTTACCAAACGTTTAATAAATTTACTTCCCTTGAGGGTGTTACCTTTGGTATTCAGGCTGAAGTTTCTTTGACAGAAATATTGAGAGAAATGACATTGAATCTTGGCGGAATACCCATAGAGATTCCGTCTGATTTACGCCCTTTGTACCACGCTTCATCAGTTATGAGCTGCGGGTATTTAGCTACTTTAATTTATTCGGCTGCATTATTGTGGACTAGTACAGGTCTTTCTGAAGAGAAAGGATTTAATGCTATCTTAAAAATAGCAAGGTCTACTCTGGATGCTATAGAAGAACTTGGAGTGCCCAGTGCAATGACGGGTCCGATTATTAGAGGTGATAAAGGAACAGTAAATTTGCATAAGGACTTAATAGAAAGGCACTTACCTTCATTATGGCCGTTTTATGAGCAAATTAGCCTATTGTCAGTCATGATTGCACAGGAAAATGGTATTTCGGATAGTAATGTGGATTGGTCAGATATCTTCAGGATTGGGCAAGAGGAACTACAATGCGATTAA
- the panB gene encoding 3-methyl-2-oxobutanoate hydroxymethyltransferase: MRLRTTALKEMKLAGNQITCITAYDYQMALLVEEASIEVILVGDSLGNTVLGYDSTIPVTLNDMIHHTKAVARASKSSLIVADMPFLTYNVTIEESLRNAGRLIQEGGAQAVKLEGGKPVANVIRKLTELGIPVMGHLGLTPQSVHQMGGYMVQARTFDQAKNLIEDAQILQESGAFAVVLEAVPSELAKLVTERLSIPTIGIGAGNYCDGQIQVINDILGFSSHSPRHSKQYADINAVVLNALNGYAQEVRDGKFPTSKESSYIDSQVLNDLLADKDL, encoded by the coding sequence ATGCGATTAAGAACAACTGCTCTAAAAGAGATGAAACTAGCAGGTAATCAGATTACGTGCATTACTGCTTATGATTACCAAATGGCCCTACTTGTAGAAGAGGCATCAATCGAAGTGATACTTGTAGGAGATAGCTTAGGCAATACTGTATTAGGTTACGACTCAACTATCCCGGTCACTCTAAACGACATGATTCACCATACTAAAGCGGTGGCAAGAGCTTCCAAGTCCTCACTAATTGTTGCGGATATGCCGTTCCTTACCTATAACGTAACTATTGAAGAGTCTTTACGAAATGCTGGGCGCTTAATACAAGAGGGGGGTGCACAGGCAGTGAAACTTGAAGGCGGGAAGCCCGTTGCAAATGTAATTCGCAAACTAACTGAACTAGGAATTCCTGTAATGGGGCACTTAGGGCTAACTCCACAGTCAGTACATCAAATGGGTGGTTATATGGTTCAAGCTCGGACTTTTGATCAGGCAAAAAATTTGATCGAAGACGCACAAATCCTCCAAGAATCTGGCGCATTTGCAGTTGTGCTTGAGGCTGTCCCGTCAGAACTTGCAAAACTAGTTACCGAAAGATTATCGATTCCAACTATCGGAATTGGTGCTGGCAATTATTGTGATGGCCAAATTCAAGTAATTAATGACATTTTAGGGTTTAGTTCACACTCTCCCAGGCATTCAAAGCAATATGCAGATATTAACGCGGTGGTTTTGAATGCCTTGAATGGCTATGCCCAGGAAGTGCGCGACGGTAAATTCCCAACCTCAAAAGAATCTTCCTATATTGATTCGCAAGTACTAAATGATTTACTTGCAGATAAAGATCTATAG
- the panC gene encoding pantoate--beta-alanine ligase, whose product MEDCSKPIGLVPTMGALHQGHISLIQQARKECTTVIVSIFVNPTQFNSTEDYDSYPRTLNDDLFKLRDECVDGVYIPSISAMYPEGFSTSVSVNGPAQGLESDMRPGHFNGVVLVVTKLLNQVSPDRIYLGQKDAQQVAVITQLVNDLDFSVGITVCPTVREEDGLAISSRNVRLDLEQRNAAAIIFKALAATRDRYRAGNHNMAELEKGCRKILESEHLISTIEYIEMINPSTFEKWDGLGDCLLLVSVKLGDIRLIDNVLMD is encoded by the coding sequence TTGGAAGATTGCTCAAAACCAATTGGGTTAGTTCCAACGATGGGCGCATTACATCAAGGCCATATATCTCTAATTCAACAGGCTCGTAAAGAGTGCACTACAGTTATAGTTTCAATTTTTGTAAATCCTACTCAATTCAATAGCACAGAAGACTACGATAGTTATCCAAGAACTTTAAATGACGATTTATTTAAGTTGCGGGATGAATGTGTAGATGGTGTTTATATTCCAAGCATTTCAGCTATGTACCCGGAAGGGTTTTCTACTTCGGTAAGTGTTAATGGGCCAGCTCAAGGTTTGGAGAGCGACATGCGCCCCGGTCATTTCAACGGAGTTGTACTTGTAGTGACAAAGCTTCTGAACCAAGTATCTCCAGATCGAATCTATTTGGGTCAAAAAGATGCCCAGCAAGTTGCAGTGATAACGCAGCTCGTAAATGACTTAGATTTTTCTGTAGGTATCACCGTATGCCCAACGGTACGAGAAGAGGATGGACTTGCAATTAGCAGTAGAAATGTTCGATTGGATTTAGAACAACGGAACGCAGCAGCAATTATTTTTAAGGCACTTGCTGCAACTAGAGATCGATATCGTGCGGGCAATCATAATATGGCGGAACTGGAAAAAGGGTGTAGGAAAATTCTTGAAAGTGAGCATTTAATAAGTACCATTGAGTATATTGAAATGATAAATCCCAGTACTTTTGAAAAATGGGATGGCTTAGGTGATTGTTTGCTATTAGTATCAGTCAAGCTAGGTGACATAAGGCTGATAGACAACGTCCTGATGGACTGA
- a CDS encoding PAC2 family protein, which yields MDFLKQNSPPSDLNSPIVLYAFRGWADASESATHALRHLVRQLGAEQFAEIDPEEFYNFTRNRPQVRQNSDGERYIQWPRNRFFYAKNDNGKSDLIIFLGTEPNFRWRTFTQGMVDYFKELHVSQVVHVGALLDAVPHTRKVKVTGRSSSPEIAAKVPGMQLRRSKYTGPTGITSVLMEEVRVADIPSMSLWGHSPHYLQVSPNPKVSIELLKKIEQLVGINLDYAHLQSQSQNFDKRVKLALQDEPELLEYVHRLEGQWDIANLDDISTENVQVNDSIDMPEPEQAVKGIEEFLRQQLNSGPELQND from the coding sequence ATGGATTTTCTTAAACAAAATAGTCCCCCTTCAGATTTAAATTCTCCTATAGTGCTTTACGCGTTTCGTGGATGGGCTGATGCTTCTGAATCAGCTACACATGCGCTAAGGCATTTAGTTCGCCAACTAGGGGCAGAACAGTTTGCAGAAATTGACCCCGAAGAGTTTTACAATTTCACACGTAATCGTCCTCAAGTCAGGCAAAATTCTGATGGAGAGCGCTATATCCAATGGCCTCGCAATCGATTTTTTTATGCAAAAAATGACAATGGGAAATCCGATTTGATTATATTTTTAGGAACGGAGCCTAATTTCAGATGGAGGACATTCACCCAAGGGATGGTAGATTACTTCAAAGAATTGCATGTATCTCAGGTAGTGCATGTAGGTGCTTTGCTGGATGCTGTGCCCCACACAAGAAAAGTTAAAGTAACAGGTAGATCGTCCAGCCCGGAAATAGCAGCGAAAGTCCCAGGGATGCAGCTAAGGCGTTCCAAATACACTGGCCCCACAGGTATAACTAGCGTGCTAATGGAAGAGGTTCGGGTAGCGGATATTCCAAGCATGAGTTTATGGGGACACTCACCTCACTATTTGCAGGTTTCTCCCAACCCTAAGGTAAGCATTGAGCTTCTAAAAAAAATTGAACAATTGGTTGGAATTAATTTAGATTATGCGCATTTGCAGTCCCAATCTCAGAATTTTGATAAACGCGTTAAACTCGCTCTCCAGGATGAACCTGAATTGTTAGAGTATGTTCACCGTTTAGAAGGGCAGTGGGATATTGCCAACTTGGACGATATAAGCACAGAAAATGTACAGGTTAATGACTCTATAGATATGCCTGAACCGGAGCAGGCAGTTAAAGGGATAGAGGAATTTTTGCGCCAGCAATTAAATTCTGGACCAGAATTACAAAACGATTGA